From Carya illinoinensis cultivar Pawnee chromosome 5, C.illinoinensisPawnee_v1, whole genome shotgun sequence, one genomic window encodes:
- the LOC122311079 gene encoding myb family transcription factor PHL8-like isoform X2, which yields MFQLSDSHLIHKIETGNMQNQNMNLVLSTDAKPRLKWTSELHQRFTEAVDQLGGADKATPKSLMRVMGIPGLTLYHLKSHLQKYRLGKSQQSESCTDNKEEDHREIKTNDGHLSRDISDATKNQINENLQIAQALQLQMEVQRKLHEQIEVQRHLQLRIEAQGKYLQSVLKKAQETLSGYKSSPLGVELAKAELSQLVSMVNTGCPSSSVSELTETGDLSLKDVGRKQVRGTICSMESSLTSSESSGRKEEKRPMKDSGDPQMSNTTALELSLMDLHPEDKPRSTDASNQGSGRKRSGSAISDGICVEQPVSKRSPTLRDKSGNPLRKSGLLEQLDLNSHYQHDIESGPKAIDLNSQGIELCNGWNLDSTDRF from the exons ATGTTTCAGCTTTCTGATTCTCATCTCATCCATAAAATAGAAACGGGCAATATGCAAAATCAGAACATGAATTTGGTTTTGTCCACTGATGCAAAGCCCAGGTTAAAATGGACTTCAGAACTTCATCAGAGATTTACGGAAGCAGTGGATCAACTTGGAGGGGCAGACA AGGCAACACCAAAGAGTCTGATGAGGGTGATGGGAATTCCTGGATTGACTTTGTACCACCTAAAGAGTCATTTACAG AAATATAGGCTGGGGAAAAGCCAGCAGTCAGAATCCTGCACTGACAATAAGGAAGAAG ATCACAGGGAGATTAAGACCAACGATGGACATTTGAGTAGGGACATCAGTGACGCAACCAAAAACCAGATTAACGA AAACTTGCAGATTGCTCAGGCCCTCCAATTGCAAATGGAAGTACAAAGGAAGCTGCATGAGCAGATTGAG GTGCAGAGACATCTGCAGCTGAGAATTGAAGCCCAAGGGAAGTATTTACAATCGGTACTGAAGAAAGCTCAGGAAACACTTTCTGGGTATAAATCTTCTCCTCTGGGAGTAGAACTTGCAAAAGCTGAACTCTCGCAGTTAGTCTCAATGGTCAACACTGGCTGCCCGAGCTCTTCGGTCTCAGAATTAACAGAAACAGGAGATCTGAGTCTAAAAGACGTGGGGAGGAAACAAGTTAGAGGCACGATATGCTCCATGGAAAGCTCTTTGACATCATCCGAAAGCTCGGGgagaaaggaagagaagagACCGATGAAGGACAGTGGTGACCCCCAAATGTCTAATACAACTGCTCTGGAACTTTCGTTAATGGATCTTCACCCAGAAGACAAGCCGAGGAGCACTGATGCAAGCAATCAAGGAAGTGGAAGGAAGAGAAGCGGAAGTGCCATTTCTGATGGTATTTGCGTAGAACAACCAGTTTCAAAAAGATCACCAACCCTCAGAGACAAAAGTGGTAATCCACTGAGAAAATCTGGATTATTGGAGCAACTAGATCTCAACAGCCACTATCAGCATGACAttgaatcaggtccaaaagcaATAGACTTGAACAGCCAGGGCATAGAACTATGCAACGGTTGGAATCTTGATAGTACAGATCGGTTTTAG
- the LOC122311079 gene encoding myb family transcription factor PHL8-like isoform X1, producing MFQLSDSHLIHKIETGNMQNQNMNLVLSTDAKPRLKWTSELHQRFTEAVDQLGGADKATPKSLMRVMGIPGLTLYHLKSHLQKYRLGKSQQSESCTDNKEEDHREIKTNDGHLSRDISDATKNQINDVVFLRNLQIAQALQLQMEVQRKLHEQIEVQRHLQLRIEAQGKYLQSVLKKAQETLSGYKSSPLGVELAKAELSQLVSMVNTGCPSSSVSELTETGDLSLKDVGRKQVRGTICSMESSLTSSESSGRKEEKRPMKDSGDPQMSNTTALELSLMDLHPEDKPRSTDASNQGSGRKRSGSAISDGICVEQPVSKRSPTLRDKSGNPLRKSGLLEQLDLNSHYQHDIESGPKAIDLNSQGIELCNGWNLDSTDRF from the exons ATGTTTCAGCTTTCTGATTCTCATCTCATCCATAAAATAGAAACGGGCAATATGCAAAATCAGAACATGAATTTGGTTTTGTCCACTGATGCAAAGCCCAGGTTAAAATGGACTTCAGAACTTCATCAGAGATTTACGGAAGCAGTGGATCAACTTGGAGGGGCAGACA AGGCAACACCAAAGAGTCTGATGAGGGTGATGGGAATTCCTGGATTGACTTTGTACCACCTAAAGAGTCATTTACAG AAATATAGGCTGGGGAAAAGCCAGCAGTCAGAATCCTGCACTGACAATAAGGAAGAAG ATCACAGGGAGATTAAGACCAACGATGGACATTTGAGTAGGGACATCAGTGACGCAACCAAAAACCAGATTAACGA TGTTGTGTTTCTCAGAAACTTGCAGATTGCTCAGGCCCTCCAATTGCAAATGGAAGTACAAAGGAAGCTGCATGAGCAGATTGAG GTGCAGAGACATCTGCAGCTGAGAATTGAAGCCCAAGGGAAGTATTTACAATCGGTACTGAAGAAAGCTCAGGAAACACTTTCTGGGTATAAATCTTCTCCTCTGGGAGTAGAACTTGCAAAAGCTGAACTCTCGCAGTTAGTCTCAATGGTCAACACTGGCTGCCCGAGCTCTTCGGTCTCAGAATTAACAGAAACAGGAGATCTGAGTCTAAAAGACGTGGGGAGGAAACAAGTTAGAGGCACGATATGCTCCATGGAAAGCTCTTTGACATCATCCGAAAGCTCGGGgagaaaggaagagaagagACCGATGAAGGACAGTGGTGACCCCCAAATGTCTAATACAACTGCTCTGGAACTTTCGTTAATGGATCTTCACCCAGAAGACAAGCCGAGGAGCACTGATGCAAGCAATCAAGGAAGTGGAAGGAAGAGAAGCGGAAGTGCCATTTCTGATGGTATTTGCGTAGAACAACCAGTTTCAAAAAGATCACCAACCCTCAGAGACAAAAGTGGTAATCCACTGAGAAAATCTGGATTATTGGAGCAACTAGATCTCAACAGCCACTATCAGCATGACAttgaatcaggtccaaaagcaATAGACTTGAACAGCCAGGGCATAGAACTATGCAACGGTTGGAATCTTGATAGTACAGATCGGTTTTAG
- the LOC122311078 gene encoding (R)-mandelonitrile lyase-like, whose protein sequence is MELSRTTHGNGLLIASVFLLFNLSVASSPPQEKGLPYMTSHVKEVSGKYFDYIVVGGGTAGCSLAATLSERFSVLLVERGGSPYGNPLVMDKKYYGLALIQTDEYKSVAQSFISKDGIMNHRGRVLGGSSAINLGFYSRASQSFIEKVGLDNELVREAYEWVESRIVFKPELTMWQIVVEFGLLEAGILPYNGFSLEHIEGTKVGATVFDEFGTRHTSADLLKAGNPENITVLLNATVKNVIFHNENRNETRAYGIKFIKSNGYTDQAHEAYINQNNDSSSWGDVILSAGALGSPQILLLSGIGPHEHLRNFSIPLVLDLKGVGGAMKDNPGMALLVDNKPQNRLPDTPQVAGIADDFNIIVEAGIAPVSLNATRMRVSAKVAFPESQGKLELNGTDPRRNPSVQFNYLAKEKDLQECVKMSKLLERVAGSHSIATFVRKENKNNLTSSEEELRKSCKKNVRTFYHYHGGCTVGSVVDKDYRVYGVQGLRVVDGSTFLESPGTNPMATLLMLGRYQGIRIQKEREDS, encoded by the exons ATGGAGCTTTCACGAACAACTCATGGCAACGGACTTCTCATAGCATCTGTGTTCTTACTATTTAACTTGTCCGTAGCTTCTTCACCGCCTCAAG AAAAAGGACTCCCGTACATGACTTCACATGTCAAAGAAGTGTCAGGCAAATATTTTGATTACATTGTTGTTGGGGGAGGCACCGCTGGCTGCTCCCTAGCTGCAACCTTGTCCGAGAGATTCTCCGTGCTATTGGTGGAACGAGGCGGCTCACCCTATGGAAATCCGTTGGTAATGGATAAGAAGTACTATGGGTTGGCGTTGATCCAAACCGATGAGTACAAATCGGTAGCACAAAGCTTCATCTCCAAGGATGGGATTATGAATCACAGAGGAAGAGTTCTTGGAGGATCATCGGCTATAAATCTTGGGTTTTATAGTAGAGCAAGTCAGAGTTTTATTGAAAAAGTTGGGTTGGATAATGAACTAGTAAGAGAAGCTTATGAATGGGTGGAAtctagaattgtatttaaaCCTGAGTTGACCATGTGGCAGATTGTTGTTGAGTTTGGCCTTCTTGAAGCAGGAATTCTTCCTTATAATGGTTTTAGTTTGGAACATATCGAGGGAACAAAGGTGGGTGCGACCGTCTTTGATGAATTTGGAACAAGACACACCTCAGCTGATCTTCTGAAGGCAGGAAATCCCGAAAATATAACAGTTCTTTTGAATGCAACTGTAAAGAATGTCATCTTCCATAATG AAAATAGGAACGAAACCAGAGCATATGGTATAAAGTTTATCAAGAGCAACGGCTATACCGATCAAGCCCACGAAGCTTATATCAACCAAAATAATGATTCCAGTTCATGGGGAGATGTAATATTATCAGCAGGGGCTTTAGGCAGCccccaaattttattattaagtgGGATTGGACCTCATGAACACCTGAGGAACTTTAGCATCCCACTTGTGCTGGACTTGAAAGGGGTTGGAGGGGCAATGAAAGACAACCCTGGCATGGCCCTCTTGGTGGACAATAAGCCACAAAACAGGCTACCAGACACCCCCCAAGTTGCAGGTATAGCAGATGACTTTAACATCATAGTTGAAGCAGGAATCGCACCTGTAAGTTTGAATGCAACGAGAATGAGAGTTTCTGCCAAAGTTGCGTTCCCAGAATCACAAGGCAAGCTCGAATTAAATGGCACAGATCCCAGGAGAAACCCTTCAGTTCAATTCAACTATCTAGCGAAGGAAAAGGACTTGCAGGAATGTGTAAAGATGAGCAAACTGCTTGAGCGAGTTGCTGGGTCTCACTCAATCGCCACGTTCGTGAGGAAGGAGAACAAAAATAACCTAACGTCTAGTGAGGAGGAGCTgagaaaatcttgcaagaaaaaTGTGAGGACCTTTTATCACTATCATGGCGGTTGTACAGTTGGGTCGGTTGTGGACAAGGATTACAGGGTTTATGGGGTCCAGGGATTGAGAGTAGTGGACGGCTCAACATTCCTGGAATCGCCAGGAACAAATCCAATGGCCACACTCTTAATGCTAGGAAGATACCAAGGGATCAGGattcaaaaagaaagagaagattCTTGA
- the LOC122311216 gene encoding (R)-mandelonitrile lyase-like: MELSRTTQGHGLLIASVFLLFNLSVASSTPQEKGLPYMTSDVEEVSGKYFDYIVVGGGTTGCSLAATLSERFSVLLVERGGSPYGNPLVLDKKYYGLALIQTDEYTSVAQSFISKDGIMNHRGRVLGGSSAINFGFYSRASQSFIEKVGLDNEVVKEAYEWVESRIVFKPELTMWQIVAEFGLLEAGILPYNGFSLEHIEGTKVGATVFDEFGTRHTSADLLKAGNPENITVLLNATVKNVIFHNEYRNETRAYGIRFIKSNGCTDQAHEAYINQNNDSSSWGDVILSAGALGSPQILLLSGIGAHEHLSNFSIPLVLDLKGVGWAMKDNPGIALLVDDKPQNRLPDTPQVAGIADDFKIILEAGIIPVSLNATRMTVAAKVAFPESKGKLELNGTDPRRNPSVQFNYLAKEKDLQECVKMSKLLERVAGSHSIATFLEEENKDNLMSSEEELRKSCKKNVRTFYHYHGGCTVGSVVDKDYRVYGVQGLRVVDGSTFLESPGTNPMATLLMLGRYQGIRILKEREDACAFGTQKNR, translated from the exons ATGGAGCTTTCACGAACAACTCAGGGCCACGGACTTCTCATAGCATCTGTGTTCTTACTATTTAACTTGTCCGTTGCTTCTTCAACGCCTCAAG AAAAAGGACTCCCCTACATGACTTCAGATGTCGAAGAAGTGTCAGGCAAATATTTTGATTACATTGTTGTTGGGGGAGGCACCACTGGCTGCTCCCTAGCTGCAACCTTGTCCGAGAGATTCTCCGTGCTATTGGTGGAACGAGGCGGCTCACCCTATGGAAATCCGTTGGTACTGGATAAAAAGTACTACGGGTTGGCGTTGATCCAAACCGATGAGTACACATCGGTAGCACAAAGCTTCATCTCCAAGGATGGGATTATGAATCACAGAGGAAGAGTTCTTGGAGGATCATCGGCTATAAATTTTGGGTTTTATAGTAGAGCAAGTCAGAGTTTTATTGAAAAAGTTGGGTTGGATAATGAAGTAGTAAAAGAAGCTTATGAATGGGTGGAAtctagaattgtatttaaaCCTGAGTTGACCATGTGGCAGATTGTTGCTGAGTTTGGCCTTCTTGAAGCAGGAATTCTACCTTATAATGGTTTTAGTTTGGAACATATCGAGGGAACAAAGGTGGGTGCGACCGTTTTTGATGAATTTGGAACAAGACACACCTCAGCTGATCTTCTGAAGGCAGGAAATCCCGAAAATATAACAGTTCTTTTGAATGCAACTGTAAAGAATGTCATCTTCCATAATG AATATAGGAACGAAACCAGAGCATATGGTATAAGGTTTATCAAGAGCAACGGCTGTACCGATCAAGCCCACGAAGCTTATATCAACCAAAATAATGATTCCAGTTCATGGGGAGATGTAATATTATCTGCAGGGGCTTTAGGCAGCCCCCAAATTTTATTACTAAGTGGGATCGGAGCTCATGAACACCTGAGCAACTTTAGCATCCCACTTGTGCTGGACTTGAAAGGGGTCGGATGGGCAATGAAAGACAACCCCGGCATTGCCCTCTTGGTGGACGATAAGCCGCAAAATAGGCTTCCAGACACCCCCCAAGTTGCAGGTATAGCAGATGACTTTAAAATCATACTTGAAGCAGGAATCATACCTGTAAGTCTGAATGCAACGAGAATGACAGTTGCTGCCAAAGTTGCATTCCCAGAATCAAAAGGTAAGCTCGAATTAAATGGCACAGATCCCAGGAGAAACCCTTCAGTTCAATTCAACTATCTAGCGAAGGAAAAGGACTTGCAGGAATGTGTAAAGATGAGCAAACTTCTTGAGCGAGTTGCTGGGTCTCACTCAATCGCCACGTTCCTGGAGGAGGAGAACAAAGATAACCTCATGTCCAGTGAGGAGGAGCTgagaaaatcttgcaagaaaaaTGTGAGGACCTTTTATCACTATCATGGCGGTTGTACAGTTGGGTCGGTTGTGGACAAGGATTACAGGGTTTATGGGGTCCAGGGATTGAGAGTAGTGGACGGCTCAACATTCCTGGAATCGCCAGGAACAAATCCAATGGCCACACTCTTAATGCTAGGAAGATATCAAGGGATCAGGATTCTCAAAGAACGAGAAGATGCTTGTGCATTTGGCACCCAGAAAAACCGATAG
- the LOC122311217 gene encoding E3 ubiquitin-protein ligase MPSR1-like yields MASEPEVSDVSSIFDRLVRSRDHSLFIPLMLGFTSPVRDSQAQEPPDQESDDTPTTTRDRLILVNPFTQGMVVIEGSTSLENLLHEAGVKDGQPPASKASIEAMPNVEAGEDGGECAICLDEWEVGGVAKEMPCKHRFHGNCVERWLGMHGSCPVCRYKMPVEEEEVGKKRDEEGRESRRRIEREIWISFSFNSGRRSGDSTQSPTTDSNDSSSSPRPDHGTEV; encoded by the coding sequence ATGGCATCTGAGCCCGAGGTGTCGGATGTTTCTTCCATTTTCGATAGGCTGGTGAGGAGCCGAGACCACTCTTTGTTCATACCCTTGATGCTGGGATTCACCAGCCCAGTAAGAGACTCACAAGCGCAGGAGCCCCCGGATCAAGAATCTGACGATACACCCACAACCACGCGCGACAGATTGATCCTCGTTAACCCTTTTACGCAAGGCATGGTGGTGATTGAAGGATCTACGAGCTTGGAGAACCTGCTGCACGAAGCGGGTGTCAAGGATGGACAGCCACCGGCCTCGAAGGCATCCATAGAGGCCATGCCGAACGTGGAGGCTGGTGAAGATGGTGGGGAGTGTGCGATATGCTTGGATGAGTGGGAGGTTGGTGGAGTGGCAAAAGAAATGCCCTGTAAGCATAGGTTCCACGGGAATTGCGTAGAGAGGTGGTTGGGGATGCATGGGTCTTGCCCTGTTTGCAGGTATAAGATGcctgtcgaggaggaggaggtggggAAGAAGAGGGACGAGGAAGGGAGAGAAAGCAGGAGGAGGATCGAGAGGGAGATTTGGATCAGTTTCTCTTTCAATAGTGGTAGGAGAAGTGGGGATTCCACTCAATCTCCGACCACTGATTCCAACGATTCTTCATCTAGTCCTAGACCTGATCATGGAACGGAGGTTTAG